The proteins below are encoded in one region of Lactuca sativa cultivar Salinas chromosome 3, Lsat_Salinas_v11, whole genome shotgun sequence:
- the LOC111884473 gene encoding guanine nucleotide exchange factor SPIKE 1: MATEKMSSNGHCFRRKPRQPVAANLDIDSLLDENLEQWPHLNELVQCYKTDWIKDENKYGHYESVGSISFQNQIFEGPDTDIETEMHLANARQDKIEDITDDDVPSTSGRQLTEHYGESPLPAYEPVFDWENERSIIFGQRIPESNMPQSSSGLKISVKVLSLSFQAGLVEPFYGTISLYNKERREKLSEDFIFRVLPSEMQDASSSSESRGLFYLDAPSSSICLLIQLEKCATEEGGVTPSVYSRKEPVHLTEREKQKLQVWSRMMPYREAFSWAIIPLFDSNIGSTSNGSASPSSPLAHSLSGVNLQEGGVSEPIAKVTSDGQLGYSSGNSVVVEVSNLNKVKESYTEDSLQDPKRKVHKPVKGVLRLEIEKLQAANTEYDNASESGSIANEVDHGGQLTDSTVNEWRNIHSNRHKEQTLNGSNSTGHADLTANDVQAFDFRTTIRNEPFLQLFHCLYVYPLTVSLSRKRNLFIRIELRKDDADARKQSLEAMYAREPGSTLQKWAHTQVAPGSRVACYHDEIKVSLPSMWTPQHHLLFTFFHIDLQTKLEAPKPVIIGYAALPLSTHAQLRSEISLPIMKELVPHYLQDTGKERLDYLEDGKNVFRLRLRLCSSLYPISERIRDFFLEYDRHTLRTSPPWGSELLEAINSLKNVDSTALLQFLHPILNMLLHLIGNGGETLQVAAFRAMVNILTRVQQESVDEAERNVYLVNYVDYAFDDFGGRQTPVYPGLSTVWGSLARSKAKGYRVGPVYDDVLSMAWFFLELIVKSMALEQTRLLYNNLSLGEDIPPMQLKEGVFRCIMQLYDCLLTEVHERCKRGLSLAKRLNSSLAFFCYDLLSTIEPRQVFELVSLYLDKFSGVCQSVLHECKLTFLQIICDHDLFVEMPGRDPSDRNYLSSVLIQELFLTWDHDDLSQRAKAARILVVLLCKHDCDSRYQKPEDKLYIAQLYFPLVGQILDEMPVFYNLNAVEKREVLIVVLQILRNLDDASLVKAWQQNIARTRLFFKLLEECLTLFEHRKSVDSLLIGGSSRSPVAEAPMSPKYSDRLSPAINQYLSEASRQEIRPQGASENGYLWQRVNSQLSSPSQPFSLREALAQAQSSRIGASTQALRESLHPVLRQKLELWEENLSAAISLQILEITEKFSKAAASHSIATDYGKLDCMTSIFTSIFSRSQPLAFWKSLFPVFNNVFQLHGATLMARENDRFLKQIAFHLLRLAVFRNENIRKRAVIGLQILVRSSFSHFTQTARLRAMLTITLSELMSDVQVTQMKSDGTLEESGEARRLRKSLEEMADESKSGKSLTECGLPETSLVDIPEKSTESKWSWSEVKFLSNSLLLALDASLEHALLGSLMNTDRYAAAESFYKLAMAFAPVPDLHIMWLLHLCDAHQEMQSWAEAAQCAVAVAGVVMQALVSRNDGVWSNNHVTALRKICPMVSTEITSETSAAEVEGYGASKLTVDSAVKYLQLANKLFSQAELYHFCGSILELVIPVYKSRRSYGQLAKCHSMLTNIYESILEQESSPIPFTDATYYRVGFYGDKFGKLDKKEYVYREPRDVRLGDIMEKLSHIYELRMDGNHTLHIIPDSRQVKAEELQPGVCYLQITAVDPVMEDEDLGSRRERIFSLSTGSVRARVFDRFLFDTPFTKNGKTQGGLEDQWKRRTVVQTQGSFPALVNRLLVTKSESLEFSPVENAIGMIETRTAALRNELEEPRSSDGDQLPRLQSLQRILQGSVAVQVNSGVLSVCTAFLSGEPATRLRSQELQQLIAALLEFMAVCKRAIRVHFRLIGDEDQDFHTQLVNGFQSLTAELSHYIPAILSEL, translated from the exons ATG GCCACAGAGAAAATGTCATCTAATGGGCACTGTTTTAGACGAAAACCACGCCAGCCAGTTGCTGCAAATTTGGACATTGACTCACTG CTTGATGAAAATTTAGAGCAATGGCCACATCTAAATGAACTTGTTCAATGCTACAAGACTGATTGGATTAAAGATGAAAACAAGTATGGGCACTATGAAAGTGTTGGCAGTATATCCTTTCAGAACCAGATATTTGAAGGGCCTGATACCGATATTGAAACAG AAATGCATCTTGCCAATGCTAGGCAAGATAAGATTGAAGACATCACTGATGATGATGTACCCAGTACCTCTGGTAGACAGCTTACAGAG CACTATGGTGAATCCCCCTTGCCTGCTTATGAACCTGTATTTGACTGGGAAAATGAGAGGTCAATCATATTTGGACAAAGAATTCCAGAATCTAATATGCCACAGTCTTCAAG TGGGTTGAAGATTTCTGTAAAAGTTCTTTCCCTGTCATTTCAAGCAGGAttagttg AGCCGTTTTATGGCACTATATCATTGTATAataaagagagaagagaaaagCTCTCAGAGGACTTCATTTTTCGTGTTCTACCTTCTGAAATGCAAGAT GCCAGCAGTTCCTCTGAATCGCGTGGACTTTTCTATTTAGATGCCCCGTCATCATCAATCTGTCTGCTTATACAATTAGAAAAGTGTGCTACTGAAGAAGGCGGAGTGACTCCATCTGTTTATTCACGAAAGGAACCA GTCCATCTGACTGAAAGAGAGAAGCAAAAACTACAAGTTTGGTCTCGGATGATGCCTTACAGAGAGGCTTTCTCATGGGCAATTATCCCACTATTTGATAGCAACATTGGTTCAACATCTAATGGATCTGCTTCTCCAAGTAGCCCACTTGCTCATAGTCTTTCAGGAGTTAATTTGCAAGAGGGTGGTGTCTCTGAGCCTATTGCAAAAGTCACATCAGATGGTCAACTCGGTTACTCAAGTGGAAATTCTGTTGTGGTTGAAGTTTCAAACCTAAATAAAGTTAAAGAGAGCTATACTGAAGATTCTCTCCAG GATCCCAAAAGGAAGGTTCATAAGCCTGTGAAAGGTGTCTTAAGGTTGGAAATAGAAAAACTTCAAGCTGCTAACACCGAATATGACAATGCTTCAGAGAGTGGCAGTATAGCCAATGAAGTTGACCATGGGGGTCAACTAACTGATTCCACAGTCAACGAATGGCGCAACATACATTCAAATAGACATAAGGAACAAACCTTAAACGGATCAAACTCAACAGGACATGCAGATTTGACTGCTAATGATGTTCAAGCTTTTGACTTCCGTACAACAATAAGAAACGAGCCTTTCTTGCAGCTTTTTCACTGTCTTTATGTCTACCCACTGACTGTTAGTTTAAGTCGAAAAAGGAACTTGTTCATACGAATTGAGCTTAGAAAAGATGATGCCGATGCTCGAAAACAGTCACTAGAG GCAATGTATGCAAGGGAGCCGGGGTCGACCTTACAAAAGTGGGCCCACACACAAGTTGCTCCTGGAAGTAGGGTGGCTTGCTACCATGATGAAATTAAAGTTTCACTACCCTCAATGTGGACCCCACAACATCACCTTCTGTTCACTTTCTTCCATATTGATCTTCAGACAAAGTTGGAGGCTCCAAAGCCAGTAATAATTGGATATGCTGCTCTTCCTTTATCAACACATGCTCAGTTAAGATCTGAAATCTCTCTACCAATTATGAAAGAGTTGGTCCCACACTATCTTCAAGATACTGGCAAG GAGAGGCTGGATTACCTGGAAGATGGGAAAAATGTGTTCCGATTAAGGTTACGCCTTTGTTCATCATTGTACCCTATTAGTGAACGTATTCGCGATTTCTTCCTTGAATATGATAGACATACTCTTCGTACAAGCCCACCTTGGGGTTCTGAACTCCTTGAG GCAATCAACAGTTTGAAAAATGTCGACTCAACTGCTCTGCTACAGTTTCTTCATCCAATATTGAATATGCTTCTACATCTTATTGGCAATGGTGGAGAAACCCTCCAGGTTGCTGCTTTCAGAGCTATGGTTAATATTTTGACTAG AGTGCAGCAAGAGTCTGTTGATGAAGCTGAAAGAAATGTATATCTGGTGAACTATGTGGATTATGCTTTCGATGATTTTGGTGGTAGACAAACTCCAGTGTATCCTGGTTTGTCAACAGTTTGGGGAAGTTTGGCTCGTAGCAAG GCCAAAGGCTACAGGGTGGGACCAGTGTATGATGATGTGCTATCAATGGCTTGGTTTTTCCTTGAATTGATTGTGAAGTCAATGGCACTAGAGCAGACTCGACTGTTGTACAACAATCTATCACTAG GTGAAGATATCCCACCGATGCAGTTGAAAGAAGGTGTGTTTAGATGCATCATGCAGTTATATGATTGTCTTCTGACCGAGGTGCATGAACGCTGTAAAAGGGGGTTAAGTTTAGCAAAACGTTTAAACAGCAGTTTGGCTTTCTTTTGTTATGATCTTTTGTCAACCATTGAGCCTCGACAAGTTTTTGAATTGGTATCCTTATACCTGGATAAGTTCTCTGGGGTATGTCAATCAGTTTTGCATGAGTGCAAGCTTACGTTTCTACAAATCATTTGTGATCATGACCTGTTTGTTGAAATGCCTGGGAGGGATCCTTCTGATAG GAACTACCTTTCGTCTGTATTAATTCAAGAACTTTTCCTTACTTGGGATCATGATGATTTATCCCAGCGTGCAAAA GCTGCAAGGATTTTGGTAGTCCTTTTATGTAAGCATGATTGTGATTCTCGCTACCAGAAGCCTGAAGATAAATTGTATATAGCCCAGCTATATTTTCCTCTTGTGGGACAG ATACTGGATGAAATGCCTGTATTTTATAACCTGAATGCTGTTGAAAAGCGTGAAGTGTTGATTGTTGTTTTGCAAATATTACGTAATTTGGATGATGCATCACTTGTAAAAGCCTGGCAGCAAAATATTGCTCGGACAAGACTATTTTTCAAATTACTTGAGGAATGCCTAACTCTTTTTGAG CATAGAAAAAGTGTTGATAGCTTGCTTATAGGCGGCAGTTCACGGAGCCCAGTTGCTGAAGCACCTATGTctccaaaatactctgataggctctcACCTGCCATTAATCAGTATCTATCCGAGGCATCTCGTCAAGAAATTCGG CCACAAGGTGCATCCGAAAATGGATATTTGTGGCAAAGAGTGAACTCCCAGCTCAGCTCCCCTAGCCAACCCTTCTCCTTGAGAGAAGCTTTGGCTCAAGCACAATCCTCTAGAATTGGAGCTTCAACACAAGCACTGAGAGAATCACTGCATCCAGTTTTGAGGCAAAAACTT GAACTTTGGGAAGAAAACCTCAGTGCTGCTATTAGTCTCCAAATACTGGAAATAACAGAGAAATTCTCCAAAGCTGCAGCATCACATAGCATTGCAACTGATTATGGAAAGTTGGATTGCATGACATCCATATTCACCAGTATCTTCTCCCGAAGTCAACCACTAGCATTCTGGAAATCCCTATTCCCAGTATTCAACAATGTGTTTCAGCTTCATGGGGCAACACTAATGGCAAGGGAAAACGATCGTTTCTTAAAGCAAATTGCTTTCCATCTTCTCAGGCTTGCAGTTTTCCGTAATGAAAATATCAGAAAAAGAGCTGTCATAGGGTTACAGATCCTTGTCAGG AGCTCTTTCTCACACTTCACACAGACAGCAAGATTGAGGGCCATGCTTACAATCACATTATCAGAACTCATGTCTGATGTCCAAGTGACTCAAATGAAGTCTGATGGAACCCTTGAAGAAAGTGGTGAAGCACGCCGTCTTCGAAAATCACTAGAGGAAATGGCAGATGAAAGCAAAAGTGGAAAGTCACTAACCGAATGCGGCCTTCCAGAAACTTCACTTGTTGACATCCCCGAAAAGTCAACAGAAAGTAAATGGTCATGGTCAGAGGTGAAGTTTTTATCCAACAGCCTCCTTCTTGCTCTCGATGCTAGTCTGGAACACGCACTTCTG GGATCACTTATGAACACAGATAGATATGCTGCTGCTGAAAGCTTCTATAAGCTTGCAATGGCGTTTGCTCCAGTGCCAGATCTTCATATAATGTGGTTATTACATCTTTGTGATGCACATCAGGAGATGCAATCATGGGCTGAAGCCGCTCAATGTGCAGTTGCTGTTGCTGGTGTTGTTATGCAG GCTCTTGTGAGCAGAAACGATGGAGTTTGGAGCAACAACCACGTGACTGCACTCCGCAAAATCTGTCCTATGGTGAGCACAGAGATCACATCAGAAACCTCAGCAGCAGAAGTGGAAGGATATGGTGCATCAAAACTAACAGTGGATTCAGCTGTGAAATACTTACAGCTGGCAAACAAACTTTTCTCACAAGCTGAACTCTATCACTTCTGTGGAAGCATTCTGGAACTTGTAATTCCAGTTTACAAAAGCAGAAGATCATACGGACAGCTGGCAAAATGCCACAGTATGCTCACAAACATCTACGAGTCAATCCTTGAACAAGAATCAAGCCCAATCCCATTCACAGATGCCACATATTACCGAGTTGGATTTTACGGGGATAAATTCGGAAAACTTGATAAAAAAGAATATGTCTACAGAGAGCCTCGTGATGTTCGGTTAGGTGACATAATGGAAAAACTTAGTCATATATACGAGTTGCGTATGGATGGTAATCACACTCTGCATATAATCCCGGATTCTAGACAAGTAAAAGCAGAAGAGTTACAGCCTGGCGTATGTTATCTCCAAATCACAGCTGTTGATCCGGTCATGGAAGATGAAGATTTAGGAAGCAGAAGGGAGAGGATTTTTTCACTTTCTACTGGTTCTGTTCGTGCGCGTGTTTTTGACAGGTTTCTGTTCGATACTCCTTTTACTAAAAATGGTAAGACACAAGGTGGATTGGAAGATCAGTGGAAAAGGAGGACAGTGGTTCAAACACAAGGTTCTTTTCCTGCTTTAGTGAATCGGCTTTTGGTTACGAAATCAGAGTCTCTTGAGTTTTCACCAGTGGAGAATGCGATTGGTATGATCGAAACACGAACTGCTGCTTTGAGAAATGAACTGGAAGAGCCCAGGAGCTCTGATGGTGATCAGCTTCCACGTCTCCAGAGTTTACAGAGGATACTTCAGGGATCCGTTGCAGTTCAA GTGAACAGTGGTGTCTTGAGTGTGTGCACAGCTTTCTTATCGGGTGAGCCTGCAACAAGACTTAGATCGCAAGAGTTGCAGCAACTGATTGCTGCTCTTCTTGAATTCATGGCTGTGTGTAAGAGAGCTATACGAGTGCATTTTAGACTAATTGGGGATGAAGATCAAGATTTCCACACACAGTTGGTCAATGGCTTTCAGTCACTCACGGCTGAGTTGTCACATTACATCCCTGCAATTCTTTCCGAGCTCTGA